A single Brachyspira hampsonii DNA region contains:
- a CDS encoding glycosyltransferase → MLKFTIIIPHRVGENIEKTLEGVYLSNYPKEYIEIFQAEGTHPTVQRNECIKQSSGDIVYFIDNDSIVSADNIKEASIIFESYENVAVVGGPAIHKVNSITEMYIDKCMKSYYAVGPIANRYKSNDGDMKEGTDRDVILCNLFVRRNVLFEAGLFNEKLYPNEENALIDKILSLGYKLIYNPKIIVERPPRANLKLYIKMLLNYGRGRFEQLFRDFNVKNLIFILPSLFAVYILLNPIVLGIYHFYKLDILKFYFLPLLVYIIMTFFAGVVYSLCDKGFISKILGIIIYPFMFFITHFFYGLGFFYGIIRIITKFKRVATFSIKKYKSFE, encoded by the coding sequence TTGCTGAAATTTACTATTATAATACCGCACAGAGTTGGTGAAAATATAGAAAAAACATTAGAAGGGGTATATCTGTCTAATTACCCTAAGGAATATATTGAAATTTTTCAAGCAGAGGGAACTCACCCTACAGTACAGAGAAATGAATGTATTAAACAATCATCAGGAGATATTGTATATTTTATAGATAATGATTCTATTGTAAGTGCTGATAATATCAAAGAAGCTAGTATTATATTTGAATCTTATGAAAATGTTGCAGTAGTAGGAGGACCTGCTATTCATAAAGTTAATTCAATTACAGAAATGTATATTGATAAATGTATGAAATCTTATTATGCTGTTGGTCCTATAGCAAATAGATATAAATCTAATGATGGGGATATGAAAGAGGGTACTGATAGAGATGTTATACTTTGTAATTTGTTTGTAAGACGAAATGTGTTATTTGAGGCTGGACTTTTTAATGAAAAGTTATACCCGAATGAGGAAAATGCTCTAATAGATAAAATACTTTCTCTTGGATATAAACTAATATATAATCCAAAGATAATAGTGGAAAGACCTCCAAGAGCGAATTTGAAATTGTATATAAAAATGCTTCTTAATTATGGGAGAGGCAGATTTGAGCAGTTATTCAGAGATTTTAATGTTAAAAATTTGATATTTATTTTACCTTCATTATTTGCTGTCTATATACTTTTAAATCCTATAGTGTTAGGTATTTATCATTTTTATAAATTAGATATATTGAAATTTTATTTTCTTCCATTATTAGTTTACATAATAATGACTTTTTTTGCCGGTGTTGTATATTCTTTATGTGATAAAGGCTTTATATCAAAAATTCTGGGTATAATCATATATCCTTTTATGTTTTTTATTACACACTTTTTTTACGGGCTTGGATTTTTTTATGGAATTATTAGAATAATAACTAAATTTAAAAGAGTTGCCACTTTTTCTATAAAAAAATATAAATCTTTTGAATAG
- a CDS encoding MGDG synthase family glycosyltransferase, whose protein sequence is MKKILIISSEYTGHGHKSVHTSLLQGFKSLYCEEIECKVVNGFTLGNLALMATERLYNSCIKYAPKLWYRIFKFSFKNKDIINKNNAFHVKSKFLKLIKEYKPDIIINVHPMFSGSLLNILKKKNINIKFFIIITDLITISKLWFDNRADKIISPSYEASEYMMKNGVDKEKIITFGLPVREGFSSSFKSKEEVVKNTNINNTLKILLLNNSERTKRLIYIIDGLYERYKCEVTVVCGRNEKTFNTLNKVYSSKDNKPTIIGYTQELPRLFHENDILITRSGPTAIIEAINCLIPIVSMGALPGQEEENPIYIDNNGLGYDTSSTDDIFNKIDLLVANNRENLVKMREKQFDYYGRDVREKIVKYIADELFKDSENK, encoded by the coding sequence ATGAAAAAGATTCTTATTATATCATCGGAATATACAGGACATGGACACAAAAGTGTACATACTTCACTTTTACAAGGTTTTAAATCACTGTACTGTGAAGAAATAGAATGTAAAGTTGTAAATGGTTTTACACTTGGTAATCTGGCTCTTATGGCGACAGAAAGGCTTTATAACAGCTGCATAAAATATGCACCGAAATTATGGTACAGAATTTTTAAATTTTCTTTTAAAAATAAAGATATTATCAATAAAAATAATGCTTTTCATGTTAAAAGCAAATTTTTAAAACTTATAAAAGAATATAAGCCCGATATAATCATCAATGTTCACCCTATGTTCAGTGGGAGTCTTTTGAATATCTTAAAGAAGAAAAATATAAATATAAAATTTTTCATCATAATAACAGATTTAATTACAATAAGTAAATTATGGTTTGATAATAGGGCAGATAAAATTATAAGTCCTTCTTATGAGGCTTCTGAATATATGATGAAAAATGGTGTAGATAAGGAAAAAATTATCACATTCGGCTTGCCTGTAAGAGAAGGATTCTCTTCATCATTTAAAAGTAAAGAAGAGGTTGTAAAAAATACAAATATTAATAATACATTGAAAATACTTCTTCTCAACAATTCTGAAAGAACTAAAAGACTTATTTACATAATAGATGGTTTATATGAAAGATATAAATGCGAAGTAACAGTTGTATGCGGAAGAAATGAAAAAACATTTAATACATTAAATAAAGTATATTCTTCAAAAGATAATAAGCCTACTATAATAGGATACACACAAGAGCTTCCTAGATTGTTTCATGAGAATGATATCTTAATAACAAGATCTGGTCCTACAGCTATAATAGAAGCTATTAACTGTTTAATACCTATTGTATCTATGGGGGCTTTACCGGGACAGGAAGAGGAGAATCCTATATATATTGATAATAACGGATTAGGTTATGATACTAGTTCTACAGATGATATATTTAATAAAATAGATTTGCTTGTTGCTAATAATAGAGAGAATTTAGTAAAAATGAGAGAGAAACAATTTGATTATTACGGCAGAGATGTAAGAGAAAAGATAGTTAAATATATTGCTGATGAATTATTTAAAGACTCAGAAAATAAATAA
- a CDS encoding S1 RNA-binding domain-containing protein: MEDNKNLSNDEIEFRKALEESDNTFLSRGKIVKGKVVQFDDTDVFIDFDSKSEGKIKRSEFDKEPIIGEEIEAIVSGEDDKGYVILSKSEIDKRKSQELIDNAVKNNSSVTGVVKEVIKGGFKVSIMGHQAFCPFSQIDLARGIKESDYIGKEYEFRVIKKNGRDVVVSRRVLLEEAQNAGIETFLNNLQENDIINGKVKNIEKFGAFVEITPGFDGFLAIPNMSWDKVVNPKSIISKGEERMFKVLHIDKENKKVDLGIKQLDEDPWGKFVEQYHIGDVIQGEVTNVKKFGAFVKVTDGIEGLVHVSDLSWNSHVNNPADFVKKGAFLECKILDMNAAERKLTLGLKQVKENPWDTVERDFPVKSAVKCKVKRIIKNFAVFELPNGLEGICDISDFDWRNNIVNMKDYVKEGEEANMVIMSIDRDKQRIKLSYKHTKDSPWRLFEKAHPQGSIVDGIVKAIVDSGAIISLEDDLEGYMHVSQVEIPKGSTLEDVLKVGETYPFVVREVNKSKRRISLSRREYMEAQNKKETQNYISKAEPTSLTYNPFDNINN, from the coding sequence ATGGAAGATAATAAAAATTTATCAAATGATGAAATTGAATTTCGTAAGGCTTTAGAAGAAAGTGATAATACATTTTTAAGCCGAGGCAAAATCGTTAAAGGCAAAGTAGTGCAGTTTGATGACACTGATGTTTTTATAGATTTTGATTCTAAATCTGAAGGTAAAATAAAAAGAAGCGAATTTGATAAAGAACCTATTATTGGGGAGGAAATAGAAGCTATTGTTTCAGGCGAAGATGATAAAGGTTATGTTATATTGTCTAAGAGTGAAATAGATAAGAGAAAATCTCAGGAATTAATAGATAATGCTGTGAAAAATAATTCTTCAGTTACCGGAGTTGTTAAAGAGGTTATTAAAGGCGGATTTAAAGTATCTATAATGGGACATCAGGCATTCTGTCCTTTTTCTCAAATAGACTTGGCTAGAGGAATTAAAGAATCTGATTATATAGGTAAAGAATATGAGTTTAGAGTAATTAAGAAAAATGGAAGAGATGTTGTAGTTTCAAGGAGAGTTTTACTAGAAGAAGCTCAAAATGCCGGAATAGAAACATTCTTAAATAATCTTCAGGAAAATGATATTATTAATGGTAAAGTAAAAAATATAGAGAAATTCGGAGCTTTTGTTGAAATTACTCCGGGTTTTGACGGATTTCTTGCTATACCTAATATGTCTTGGGATAAAGTTGTAAATCCTAAATCTATAATATCAAAAGGCGAAGAGAGAATGTTTAAAGTTCTTCATATTGATAAAGAAAACAAAAAAGTTGATTTAGGTATTAAACAATTAGATGAAGATCCTTGGGGTAAATTTGTTGAGCAGTATCATATAGGCGATGTTATTCAGGGTGAAGTTACTAATGTTAAAAAATTCGGTGCTTTTGTTAAGGTTACTGATGGTATAGAGGGACTTGTTCATGTTTCGGATTTAAGTTGGAATTCTCATGTTAATAATCCGGCTGATTTCGTTAAAAAAGGTGCTTTCTTAGAGTGCAAAATACTTGATATGAATGCTGCAGAAAGAAAACTTACTTTAGGATTAAAGCAGGTTAAAGAAAACCCTTGGGACACAGTTGAAAGAGATTTTCCTGTTAAATCTGCCGTAAAATGTAAAGTAAAAAGAATCATTAAAAACTTTGCTGTATTTGAACTGCCTAATGGCTTGGAAGGAATATGCGATATAAGCGACTTCGATTGGAGAAATAATATAGTTAATATGAAAGACTATGTAAAAGAAGGTGAAGAAGCTAATATGGTCATAATGTCTATAGACAGAGATAAGCAAAGAATTAAATTAAGTTATAAACATACTAAAGATAGTCCTTGGAGATTATTTGAAAAAGCACATCCTCAAGGTTCTATAGTTGATGGTATTGTAAAAGCTATAGTTGATTCAGGTGCTATTATTTCTTTAGAAGATGATTTGGAAGGATATATGCATGTTTCTCAGGTAGAAATTCCTAAAGGCAGCACTTTAGAAGATGTTCTCAAAGTAGGAGAAACTTATCCTTTTGTTGTAAGAGAAGTTAATAAAAGTAAAAGAAGAATCTCGCTATCTAGAAGAGAATATATGGAAGCTCAAAATAAAAAAGAAACACAAAATTACATTTCTAAAGCAGAGCCTACTTCTCTAACTTACAATCCTTTTGATAATATTAATAACTAA
- the galT gene encoding galactose-1-phosphate uridylyltransferase, giving the protein MAELRYNPLLGDYVMIASHRQSRPQMPKDYCPFCPGSGKVPDTYEVLCYDNDFPALSSEPPYPDEVDNGKMFKTAPSIGKCEVILYSPDHNTTLPELPVEHIAKLVALWQERMKVIAENKKIKYIMPFENKGEVVGVTMPHPHGQIYGYSWIPLRIKRKIEMASSYYNTNCRNLFMDMIEQEIEDNRRVIFENDHFICFLPFASEYPYGIMIMPKKKTLSITDFNKEESLSLADALKKAASTLDLLFDMKFPYMMCMYSAPVNDGFNYSDIWNYHIEFFPPMRSKEKQKFNASSETGAWAPCNPTSPEEMAAQLRTAYIRYMGM; this is encoded by the coding sequence ATGGCAGAATTGCGTTATAATCCATTGCTTGGAGATTATGTTATGATAGCTAGTCATAGGCAGTCTCGTCCGCAGATGCCTAAAGACTATTGTCCGTTTTGTCCCGGCAGCGGAAAAGTACCGGATACTTATGAGGTTCTTTGTTATGATAATGACTTTCCTGCTTTATCTTCTGAGCCTCCTTATCCGGATGAAGTAGATAATGGTAAAATGTTTAAAACAGCGCCTTCTATAGGTAAATGCGAAGTTATTTTATATTCTCCGGATCATAATACCACTTTACCGGAACTTCCTGTAGAGCATATTGCTAAATTGGTAGCTTTATGGCAGGAAAGAATGAAAGTTATAGCAGAAAACAAAAAAATAAAATATATTATGCCTTTTGAAAATAAAGGAGAAGTTGTAGGCGTTACAATGCCGCATCCTCATGGACAGATATACGGCTACAGTTGGATACCTTTGAGAATTAAAAGAAAAATAGAAATGGCTTCAAGCTATTATAATACTAACTGCAGAAATCTTTTTATGGATATGATAGAGCAGGAGATTGAAGACAATAGAAGGGTAATTTTTGAAAATGATCATTTTATATGTTTCCTTCCTTTTGCTTCAGAATATCCTTATGGTATAATGATAATGCCTAAAAAGAAAACACTTTCAATAACTGATTTTAATAAAGAAGAAAGTTTATCTCTTGCTGATGCTTTGAAAAAGGCTGCTTCTACATTAGATTTGTTATTTGATATGAAATTTCCTTATATGATGTGTATGTATAGTGCACCTGTTAATGATGGATTTAATTATAGCGATATATGGAATTATCATATAGAATTTTTTCCTCCTATGAGAAGTAAGGAAAAACAAAAATTCAATGCTTCTTCTGAAACAGGAGCTTGGGCACCTTGCAATCCTACAAGTCCTGAGGAAATGGCTGCCCAATTAAGAACGGCATATATTAGATATATGGGAATGTAA
- a CDS encoding mechanosensitive ion channel family protein: MQYLKETIILNNSLLRYLVSLSVFIISLILMNVILIFFMKILLKLNTKFQSTFLSELVTSIKKRVRPIIFMISLSFGRVGLILSKEVGTYWIRILIVLIIIFVIMFICDIISNFSNNYLSNKKGVVISDGIITILKALVWVVGFLTILSNLGVNVNTFIAGLGIGGVAVAFAAQSIIADLFNYFVIVFDKPFLKGDYIQIDADKGVVEYIGIKSTRIRRNSGEQLLISNTNLLASRIQNYRILEKRRQYMMLGVEYSTPLEKLKVIPDLLKRIIETNNTEFVSARFIEFADSSLNFEVIYYVNTAEYNEFVRVVEDINYKIIDEFNKLGVGFAFPSRTLYISKE; encoded by the coding sequence ATGCAGTATTTGAAAGAAACGATTATTTTGAATAATAGTTTATTAAGGTACTTGGTATCTTTATCTGTATTTATTATTAGTTTAATACTAATGAATGTTATATTAATATTTTTTATGAAGATATTGTTAAAACTTAATACAAAATTTCAAAGCACATTTTTATCAGAGCTTGTTACAAGTATTAAAAAAAGAGTAAGACCTATTATATTTATGATATCTTTATCTTTTGGAAGGGTGGGTTTAATACTTAGTAAAGAGGTTGGTACATATTGGATAAGAATACTTATTGTACTTATAATAATATTTGTAATAATGTTTATATGCGATATAATCAGTAATTTCAGTAATAATTATTTGTCTAATAAAAAAGGTGTTGTAATATCTGATGGTATTATTACTATATTAAAGGCTTTAGTATGGGTTGTTGGATTTTTGACAATACTTTCAAATTTAGGGGTTAATGTTAATACTTTTATAGCCGGACTTGGTATAGGCGGTGTGGCAGTTGCTTTTGCTGCACAAAGTATAATAGCTGATTTATTTAATTATTTTGTTATAGTATTTGATAAGCCATTTTTGAAAGGCGATTATATACAAATAGATGCTGATAAAGGTGTAGTTGAATATATTGGAATAAAATCTACTCGTATTAGAAGAAACAGCGGTGAGCAGCTTTTAATATCAAATACTAATTTACTTGCTTCAAGAATACAAAACTATAGAATATTAGAAAAAAGAAGACAGTATATGATGCTTGGAGTTGAGTATTCCACTCCTTTAGAGAAATTAAAAGTAATACCGGATCTTTTAAAGAGAATTATAGAAACTAATAATACCGAATTTGTAAGTGCAAGATTTATAGAGTTTGCAGATTCTTCTCTTAATTTTGAAGTAATATACTATGTAAATACAGCAGAGTACAATGAGTTTGTAAGAGTAGTTGAAGATATAAATTATAAAATAATAGATGAGTTTAATAAGCTAGGTGTAGGATTTGCATTCCCTTCAAGAACTTTGTATATAAGCAAAGAATAA
- a CDS encoding aldo/keto reductase — MNYTLKSSNIMPKFGIGTWCMGEVETEFQKEAEAIAFALENGVRLIDTAEMYGEGKAESIIGDALKTLSIKREELFIVSKVYPHNAGRDKLFKSLENSLNRMGLKYLDMYLLHWRGRVPLSETVECMETAKKEGLIKDWGVSNFDIDDMKELETIKDGDKCTVNQVLYHLGSRGVDYSLAPYMEGKNIALMAYCPLAQSGGLGKDILKNNTILSIAKKHNAAPSQIALAFIMGFNNKIAIPKSSNKKHIIENIESQKIKLDDEDIAIINKEFPKPNKKMPLDIV; from the coding sequence ATGAATTATACTTTAAAATCTTCAAATATAATGCCTAAATTCGGAATAGGTACTTGGTGTATGGGTGAAGTTGAAACAGAATTTCAAAAAGAGGCTGAAGCTATAGCTTTTGCTTTAGAAAATGGAGTAAGGCTTATCGATACAGCTGAGATGTATGGAGAAGGAAAGGCTGAATCTATAATAGGAGATGCCTTAAAAACATTAAGTATCAAAAGAGAAGAACTTTTTATAGTCTCTAAAGTGTATCCTCATAATGCCGGAAGAGATAAACTATTTAAAAGTTTGGAAAACTCATTAAATCGTATGGGGTTAAAATATTTGGATATGTATCTTCTTCATTGGAGGGGAAGAGTACCATTAAGTGAAACAGTTGAGTGCATGGAGACAGCTAAAAAAGAAGGACTTATAAAGGATTGGGGCGTTTCTAATTTTGATATTGATGACATGAAAGAGCTTGAAACTATAAAAGACGGCGATAAATGCACAGTTAATCAGGTATTGTATCATCTAGGCTCTAGAGGTGTTGATTATTCTTTAGCTCCTTATATGGAGGGTAAAAATATTGCTTTGATGGCATACTGTCCTTTGGCACAATCTGGCGGTTTGGGTAAGGATATATTGAAGAATAATACTATTTTAAGCATAGCAAAAAAACATAATGCCGCACCTTCTCAAATAGCTTTAGCTTTTATTATGGGTTTTAATAATAAAATAGCTATTCCTAAAAGTTCTAACAAAAAACACATAATAGAAAATATAGAGTCTCAAAAAATTAAGCTTGATGATGAAGATATAGCCATTATAAATAAAGAGTTTCCAAAACCAAATAAGAAAATGCCTTTGGATATAGTGTAG
- the cmk gene encoding (d)CMP kinase, whose product MSSTYEIITLDGPSGAGKSTIAKLLAKKLSFKYLDTGAMYRAVTLYMINHNININNNSEVISALNNLSINFDNAGRIYLDNEDVTEAIRSMEVVNLVSKVSSISIVRQNMVSLQRKIAEGGNYVVDGRDIGSVVFPDSKYKFYMDASLDERAKRRYNEELSKGKNISYEDIRESIRKRDEFDSNREDSPLVVPKNANIIDTTSMTIDEVVEKIANVIFNIKSN is encoded by the coding sequence GTGTCAAGTACATACGAAATAATAACTTTAGATGGTCCTTCCGGGGCAGGTAAAAGTACAATAGCTAAATTATTAGCCAAGAAATTATCTTTTAAATACTTAGATACAGGAGCTATGTACAGAGCCGTAACCCTATATATGATCAATCATAATATTAATATAAATAATAATAGTGAAGTCATATCAGCTCTTAATAATTTAAGTATTAACTTTGATAATGCCGGCAGAATATATTTAGATAATGAAGATGTAACAGAGGCTATAAGAAGTATGGAAGTTGTTAATCTTGTTTCTAAAGTTTCTTCTATAAGCATTGTAAGACAGAATATGGTATCTCTGCAAAGAAAAATAGCAGAAGGCGGTAATTATGTAGTAGATGGTAGAGATATAGGCAGTGTAGTATTCCCAGATTCCAAATATAAGTTTTATATGGATGCTTCTTTAGATGAAAGGGCTAAACGAAGATATAATGAGGAATTATCTAAGGGTAAGAATATCAGTTATGAAGATATTCGCGAAAGTATAAGAAAAAGAGATGAGTTTGACTCAAATAGAGAAGATAGTCCGCTTGTTGTACCTAAAAATGCAAATATAATAGATACTACCAGCATGACTATTGATGAAGTTGTTGAAAAAATCGCTAATGTGATTTTTAATATAAAGTCTAATTAA